In the Paenibacillus sp. FSL H7-0357 genome, one interval contains:
- a CDS encoding histidine phosphatase family protein: MSIYLVRHGKDDEGFRGGWSQRGLIAEGIEQSKKLGQYLKAHNNLYNIQRVVSSDLSRAVETATEIASELRLPLESSNNWREMNNGLIAGMAHELVEEQYPGLYFSTLRMDEEFPGGESPIDFFTRIQATFKKLCEEQLLNKGEGNILIVTHGGVINIIYHILNGVEWSNKGKAYPSTYTSLHHIHYDAGKWEIAMETLSV; encoded by the coding sequence ATGTCAATCTATTTGGTCAGACACGGTAAAGATGATGAGGGATTCCGCGGTGGATGGAGCCAGCGTGGGCTTATTGCAGAAGGAATTGAACAGTCGAAAAAGCTGGGGCAGTATCTTAAAGCGCACAACAATCTTTACAACATTCAGCGGGTGGTTAGCAGTGATTTAAGCCGTGCGGTTGAAACCGCAACCGAGATTGCCAGTGAACTCCGCTTACCACTCGAAAGCAGCAACAACTGGAGAGAAATGAACAATGGCCTCATCGCCGGGATGGCTCATGAACTTGTAGAGGAGCAGTATCCGGGTCTCTATTTCTCGACTTTGCGGATGGATGAGGAATTCCCGGGCGGGGAGAGTCCGATTGATTTTTTCACCCGTATACAGGCAACCTTTAAGAAGTTATGCGAGGAGCAGCTCCTCAACAAGGGGGAGGGGAACATTTTAATTGTAACCCATGGCGGAGTTATTAATATTATTTATCATATTTTAAATGGGGTAGAGTGGTCGAATAAAGGCAAAGCTTACCCTAGTACATATACCAGTCTCCATCACATCCATTATGATGCCGGAAAATGGGAGATTGCAATGGAAACGTTGAGTGTCTAA